The Caballeronia sp. SL2Y3 genome includes a window with the following:
- a CDS encoding sugar kinase: MSPTTPHTPHILALGEAMIEFNQSRRDEPTYLQGFGGDVSNFLIAAARQGAATGFVSAVGNDGFGQLLLDLWRAENVDTSAVRVDPDAPTGVYFVSHGASGHRFDYLRAGSAASRYAPSHLPLDMIAAAKVVHLSGISLAIGVSACDAAFAAIDHARSNGVRVSFDTNLRLKLWPLARARAVMLEAIRQSDICLPSWDDVTVLTGHEDKDAIVDTLLALGPTIVAMKLGPEGAYIATPDERRVVRGRVVNAVDATGAGDCFGGAFIARLVAGDDPFAAAHYANAAAALSTQGFGAVAPIPDRAAVERALA; encoded by the coding sequence ATGAGCCCGACGACGCCCCACACGCCGCACATCCTCGCGCTCGGCGAGGCGATGATCGAGTTCAATCAGTCGAGACGTGACGAGCCGACGTATCTGCAAGGCTTCGGCGGCGACGTATCGAACTTTCTGATCGCGGCGGCGCGGCAGGGCGCGGCGACGGGCTTCGTCTCCGCGGTCGGCAACGATGGGTTCGGGCAACTGCTGCTCGATCTGTGGCGCGCGGAGAACGTCGACACGTCCGCCGTTCGCGTCGACCCGGACGCGCCAACGGGCGTCTATTTCGTGTCGCACGGCGCGAGCGGGCATCGCTTCGACTATCTGCGCGCGGGGTCGGCGGCGAGCCGCTATGCGCCGTCGCATCTGCCGCTCGACATGATCGCGGCCGCGAAAGTCGTGCATCTGTCGGGCATCAGTCTCGCCATCGGCGTGAGCGCGTGCGATGCCGCGTTCGCCGCCATCGACCATGCGCGCAGCAACGGCGTGCGGGTCAGCTTCGACACGAACCTGCGGCTGAAGCTCTGGCCGCTCGCGCGCGCCCGCGCGGTGATGCTCGAAGCGATCCGCCAGAGCGATATCTGTCTGCCGAGCTGGGACGACGTCACCGTGCTCACGGGCCACGAAGACAAGGACGCCATCGTCGACACGCTGCTCGCGCTCGGCCCGACAATCGTCGCGATGAAGCTCGGCCCGGAAGGCGCGTATATCGCGACGCCGGACGAGCGGCGCGTGGTGCGGGGCCGCGTCGTGAATGCGGTCGATGCGACCGGCGCGGGCGATTGCTTCGGCGGCGCATTCATCGCGCGGCTCGTCGCGGGCGACGATCCCTTCGCGGCGGCGCACTACGCGAACGCGGCGGCGGCGTTATCGACGCAAGGCTTCGGCGCGGTCGCGCCGATCCCGGACCGGGCGGCCGTCGAACGCGCGCTGGCGTGA
- the rimO gene encoding 30S ribosomal protein S12 methylthiotransferase RimO — protein MVSLGCPKALVDSEQIITQLRAEGYQISGSYDGADLVVVNTCGFIDEAVQESLDAIGEALNENGKVIVTGCLGAKKSASGNGLIEEVHPKVLAVTGPHATNEVMNAVHAHLPKPHDPFVDLVPPAGIKLTPRHYAYLKISEGCNHRCTFCIIPSMRGDLVSRPVAEVMLEAENLFKSGVKELLVISQDTSAYGVDVKYRTGFWNGKPLKTRMTELVGALGELAAQYGAWVRLHYVYPYPSVDEVIPMMAEGPLKGHVLPYLDVPFQHAHPEVLKRMKRPANAEKVLERVKAWRAMCPDLTIRSTFIAGFPGETEEQFQTLLDFIEEADLDRVGCFAYSPVEGATANELDGALPDDVREERRARFMELAEELSAKRMRKKVGKTLKVLVDEISAEGGIGRTAADAPEIDGVVYIAPPTKASKRYKAGDFVSVKITGADGHDLWGEV, from the coding sequence ATGGTCAGCCTCGGCTGCCCGAAAGCCCTCGTCGATTCGGAGCAGATCATCACCCAGTTGCGCGCCGAGGGTTATCAAATCTCCGGCAGCTATGACGGCGCCGACCTCGTCGTCGTCAACACCTGCGGCTTTATCGACGAAGCCGTGCAGGAAAGCCTCGACGCCATCGGCGAGGCGCTCAACGAAAACGGCAAGGTCATCGTGACCGGCTGCCTCGGCGCGAAAAAGAGCGCGAGCGGCAACGGGCTCATCGAGGAAGTGCATCCGAAGGTGCTGGCCGTCACCGGCCCGCACGCGACCAACGAAGTGATGAACGCGGTCCACGCACACTTGCCGAAGCCGCACGACCCGTTCGTCGATCTCGTGCCGCCCGCCGGCATCAAGCTCACGCCGCGCCATTACGCGTATCTCAAGATTTCCGAAGGCTGCAACCACCGCTGCACGTTCTGCATCATTCCGTCGATGCGCGGCGATCTCGTTTCGCGTCCCGTCGCCGAAGTGATGCTCGAAGCCGAGAATCTCTTCAAGTCGGGCGTGAAGGAACTGCTCGTCATTTCGCAGGACACGAGCGCGTACGGCGTCGATGTGAAGTACCGCACCGGTTTCTGGAACGGCAAGCCGCTCAAGACGCGCATGACCGAACTCGTCGGCGCGCTGGGCGAACTGGCCGCGCAGTACGGCGCGTGGGTGCGCCTGCACTACGTGTATCCGTATCCGAGCGTCGATGAAGTCATCCCGATGATGGCGGAAGGGCCGCTCAAGGGCCACGTGCTGCCGTATCTCGACGTGCCGTTCCAGCACGCGCATCCGGAAGTGCTGAAGCGCATGAAGCGCCCGGCCAATGCCGAAAAGGTGCTGGAGCGCGTGAAGGCATGGCGCGCCATGTGCCCGGATCTGACGATTCGCAGCACGTTCATCGCGGGCTTTCCGGGCGAGACGGAAGAGCAGTTCCAGACGCTGCTCGACTTCATCGAGGAAGCGGATCTGGATCGCGTCGGCTGCTTCGCGTATTCGCCGGTCGAAGGCGCTACCGCCAACGAACTCGACGGCGCGCTGCCCGACGACGTGCGCGAGGAACGCCGCGCGCGCTTCATGGAACTGGCCGAGGAACTGTCGGCAAAGCGCATGAGGAAGAAAGTTGGCAAGACGCTGAAAGTGCTCGTCGATGAGATCAGCGCGGAAGGCGGCATCGGGCGCACGGCGGCGGATGCGCCGGAAATCGACGGCGTCGTGTATATCGCGCCGCCGACGAAGGCCTCGAAGCGCTACAAGGCGGGCGACTTCGTTTCGGTGAAGATCACGGGCGCGGACGGCCACGATCTCTGGGGCGAGGTCTGA
- the phaR gene encoding polyhydroxyalkanoate synthesis repressor PhaR, with translation MTTTTTTKKSAERLIKKYPNRRLYDTETSTYITLSDVKQLVLDQEDFKVLDAKSNDDLTRSILLQIILEEESGGLPMFSSVMLSQIIRFYGHAMQGMMGTYLEKNIQAFIDIQQKLSEQSKGIYDGNALNPEVWSQFMNMQAPMMQGMMTSYIEQSKNMFVQMQEQMQNQAKTMFNTFPFPTPSAPSGDKK, from the coding sequence ATGACCACCACGACTACTACAAAGAAATCCGCCGAACGACTCATCAAAAAATATCCGAACCGGCGGCTCTATGACACGGAGACGAGCACTTACATCACGTTGTCCGACGTGAAGCAGCTCGTGCTCGATCAGGAAGACTTCAAGGTGCTCGACGCCAAGTCCAACGACGACCTGACGCGCAGCATCCTTTTGCAGATCATTCTGGAAGAAGAGAGCGGCGGCTTGCCGATGTTCTCGTCCGTGATGCTCTCGCAGATTATCCGCTTCTACGGCCATGCGATGCAGGGCATGATGGGCACGTATCTGGAGAAGAACATTCAGGCGTTCATCGACATCCAGCAGAAGCTCTCGGAGCAGAGCAAGGGCATCTACGACGGCAACGCGCTCAATCCGGAAGTCTGGTCGCAGTTCATGAACATGCAGGCCCCGATGATGCAGGGCATGATGACGAGCTACATCGAGCAGTCGAAGAACATGTTCGTGCAGATGCAGGAGCAGATGCAGAATCAGGCGAAGACGATGTTCAACACGTTCCCGTTCCCGACGCCGAGCGCGCCGTCAGGGGACAAGAAGTAA
- a CDS encoding 3-ketoacyl-ACP reductase, producing MTKRVAYVTGGMGGIGTSICQRLHKDGFTVVAGCGPNSPRRVKSLEDQKALGFDFIASEGNVGDWESTKNAFDKVKAEVGEVDVLVNNAGITRDVVFRKMTHEDWTAVIDTNLTSLFNVTKQVIDGMVERGWGRVINISSVNGQKGQFGQTNYSTAKAGIHGFTMALAQEVATKGVTVNTVSPGYIGTDMVKSIRPEVLEKIVATIPVRRLGTPDEIGSIVAWLASEESGFSTGADFSLNGGLHMG from the coding sequence ATGACGAAGCGCGTAGCGTATGTAACCGGCGGGATGGGCGGCATCGGCACCAGCATTTGCCAGCGGCTGCACAAGGACGGCTTCACGGTCGTGGCAGGTTGCGGTCCGAACTCTCCGCGCCGGGTGAAATCGCTCGAAGACCAGAAGGCGCTCGGCTTCGACTTCATCGCCTCCGAGGGCAACGTCGGCGACTGGGAATCGACCAAGAACGCGTTCGACAAGGTGAAGGCCGAAGTCGGCGAAGTAGATGTGCTCGTCAACAACGCGGGCATCACGCGCGATGTCGTGTTCCGCAAGATGACGCACGAGGACTGGACCGCGGTCATCGACACGAACCTGACCAGTCTCTTCAATGTCACGAAGCAGGTGATCGACGGCATGGTCGAGCGCGGCTGGGGCCGGGTCATCAATATTTCGTCGGTGAACGGGCAGAAAGGCCAGTTCGGCCAGACGAACTATTCGACGGCCAAGGCCGGCATTCACGGTTTCACGATGGCGCTCGCGCAGGAAGTGGCGACCAAGGGCGTGACGGTCAACACGGTCTCGCCGGGCTATATCGGCACGGACATGGTGAAGTCCATTCGCCCGGAAGTGCTGGAGAAGATCGTCGCGACCATTCCGGTGCGGCGTCTCGGCACGCCGGACGAAATCGGCTCGATCGTCGCGTGGCTCGCGTCGGAGGAATCGGGTTTCTCCACCGGGGCGGATTTCTCGCTCAACGGTGGTTTGCACATGGGCTGA
- a CDS encoding acetyl-CoA C-acetyltransferase — protein sequence MTDVVIVSAARTAVGKFGGSLAKIAAPELGATVIRAVLERAGLKPEQISEVILGQVLTAGSGQNPARQSVIKAGLPEMVPGMTINKVCGSGLKAVMLAANAIIAGDSEIIVAGGQENMSAAPHVLPGSRDGFRMGDAKLIDSMIVDGLWDVYNNYHMGTTAENVAKEYGITREAQDAFAALSQNKAEAAQKAGRFNDEIVPVSIPQRKGEPIQFATDEFVRHGVTAEALAGLKPAFSKEGTVTAANASGINDGAAAVVVMSAKKAEALGLTPLARIKAYASAGVDPKIMGMGPVPASKRCLERAGWSIDDLDLMEINEAFAAQALAVHKQMGWDQEKINVNGGAIAIGHPIGASGCRILVTLLHEMQKRDAKKGLASLCIGGGMGVALAVERL from the coding sequence ATGACTGACGTAGTGATCGTATCGGCCGCGCGCACCGCGGTCGGCAAATTCGGCGGCTCGCTTGCGAAGATCGCAGCGCCGGAACTGGGCGCAACCGTGATTCGCGCGGTGCTCGAACGCGCGGGTCTCAAGCCCGAGCAAATCAGCGAAGTCATTCTGGGTCAGGTGCTGACCGCGGGCTCGGGTCAGAACCCGGCGCGCCAGTCGGTCATCAAGGCCGGCTTGCCCGAAATGGTCCCCGGCATGACGATCAACAAGGTCTGCGGCTCGGGGCTGAAAGCCGTGATGCTCGCGGCCAACGCGATCATCGCGGGCGATTCGGAGATCATCGTCGCGGGCGGCCAGGAGAACATGAGCGCGGCGCCGCACGTGCTGCCGGGCTCGCGCGACGGCTTTCGCATGGGCGATGCCAAGCTGATCGACTCGATGATCGTCGATGGCCTATGGGACGTCTATAACAACTACCACATGGGCACGACGGCCGAGAACGTCGCGAAGGAATACGGCATCACGCGCGAAGCGCAGGACGCGTTCGCGGCGCTGTCGCAGAACAAGGCGGAAGCCGCACAGAAGGCCGGCCGCTTCAACGACGAGATCGTGCCGGTTTCGATTCCGCAGCGCAAAGGCGAGCCGATCCAGTTCGCCACCGACGAGTTCGTGCGCCACGGCGTCACCGCCGAAGCGCTCGCGGGACTGAAGCCCGCGTTTTCGAAGGAAGGCACGGTGACGGCGGCGAACGCATCGGGCATCAACGACGGCGCGGCGGCTGTCGTCGTGATGTCGGCGAAGAAGGCCGAGGCGCTGGGATTGACGCCGCTTGCGCGCATCAAGGCGTACGCGAGCGCGGGCGTCGATCCGAAGATCATGGGCATGGGCCCCGTGCCGGCATCGAAGCGCTGTCTGGAACGCGCGGGCTGGAGCATCGACGATCTCGATCTGATGGAGATCAACGAAGCGTTCGCCGCGCAGGCGCTCGCGGTGCACAAGCAGATGGGCTGGGATCAGGAAAAGATCAACGTGAACGGCGGGGCGATTGCGATCGGGCATCCGATCGGCGCATCGGGCTGCCGCATTCTGGTCACGCTGCTGCACGAGATGCAGAAGCGCGATGCGAAGAAGGGCCTCGCGTCGCTGTGCATCGGCGGCGGCATGGGCGTCGCGCTGGCGGTCGAGCGGCTGTAA
- the phaC gene encoding class I poly(R)-hydroxyalkanoic acid synthase translates to MASNTSSSSSRSRTAAEDSTPAQPAADNTAGVQQAFEQWLNAWRAVADPAQWAKFTQQTNSANPAADGASANGGASPSSAFGGFPFHGFGGLPGALPGGFPTAFPTIASMPQMPDLAKMNGLAEFAKLASSMPGFGAAMQGLPTLPKIPTAAIAPERLHQLQSDYTRDVGELMKQASGQSIDPAALKDRRFKDTAWQSTPAFAFTAAWYLLNARYLQELADAVQSDPKTRERIRFAVQQWAAAAAPSNYLALNPEAQKALIESKGESLRQGMLNLLNDMQRGKISQSDESVFAIGKNVATTEGAVVYENELMQLIQYKPLAPKVYARPLLIVPPCINKFYILDLSPEGSLVRHALESGQQVYMISWRNADQSIAHKTWDDYVGEGVMQAMSVVSDISGADKINTLGFCIGGTLLATALAVEKARGNEPAASMTLLTSMLDFSDTGVLDVFVDEAHVAMREQTIGGKNGAPPGLMRGIEFANTFSYLRPNDLVWNYVVDNYLKGRTPQAFDLLYWNSDSTNLPGPMCVWYLRNTYLENKLREPGGVTVLGVPIDLSTITTPTFIYGSREDHIVPWKSAYASAPLLSGPQTFVLGASGHIAGVINPPSKNKRSFWMLDSAGEGLPETADAWFEAASEHPGSWWPAWTQWLATQSGEQQKASAGLGSKDYPVIEAAPGRYVLKRDS, encoded by the coding sequence ATGGCTTCCAATACATCCTCTTCATCTTCCCGCTCCCGTACCGCCGCCGAAGACAGCACCCCGGCGCAGCCAGCAGCCGACAACACGGCAGGCGTACAGCAGGCATTCGAGCAATGGCTGAATGCGTGGCGCGCGGTCGCCGATCCGGCGCAGTGGGCGAAGTTCACTCAACAGACGAATTCGGCGAATCCGGCGGCTGACGGCGCGTCCGCGAACGGCGGCGCTTCGCCTTCTTCGGCATTCGGCGGCTTCCCGTTCCACGGTTTCGGCGGTCTGCCCGGCGCGCTTCCAGGTGGGTTTCCGACCGCTTTTCCGACCATCGCGAGCATGCCGCAGATGCCGGATCTCGCGAAGATGAACGGTCTCGCCGAATTCGCGAAGCTCGCGAGCAGCATGCCGGGCTTCGGCGCGGCGATGCAGGGCCTGCCGACGCTGCCCAAGATTCCGACGGCGGCCATCGCGCCCGAGCGCCTGCATCAGCTGCAAAGCGACTACACGCGCGACGTCGGCGAACTGATGAAACAGGCGAGCGGACAGAGCATCGATCCGGCCGCGCTCAAGGATCGGCGCTTCAAGGACACCGCGTGGCAATCGACGCCCGCGTTCGCGTTCACGGCCGCGTGGTATCTCCTGAACGCGCGCTATCTTCAGGAACTCGCCGACGCCGTGCAGAGCGATCCGAAGACGCGCGAACGCATTCGCTTCGCCGTGCAGCAGTGGGCCGCCGCAGCCGCGCCGAGCAACTATCTCGCGCTCAATCCCGAGGCGCAGAAGGCGCTCATCGAAAGCAAGGGCGAAAGCCTGCGTCAGGGCATGCTGAACCTGCTCAACGACATGCAGCGCGGCAAGATCTCGCAGTCGGACGAATCGGTGTTCGCCATCGGCAAGAACGTCGCGACGACCGAAGGCGCGGTCGTGTACGAGAACGAGCTCATGCAGCTCATTCAGTACAAGCCGCTCGCGCCGAAGGTCTACGCGCGCCCGCTTCTGATCGTGCCGCCGTGCATCAACAAGTTCTACATCCTCGATCTTTCGCCGGAAGGCTCGCTCGTGCGTCATGCGCTCGAATCGGGCCAGCAGGTGTACATGATCTCGTGGCGCAATGCGGACCAGTCCATTGCTCACAAGACATGGGACGATTACGTCGGCGAAGGCGTGATGCAGGCGATGAGCGTGGTCTCCGACATCTCCGGCGCGGACAAGATCAACACCCTCGGCTTCTGCATCGGCGGGACGCTGCTCGCAACCGCGCTCGCCGTCGAGAAGGCGCGCGGCAACGAGCCGGCCGCGTCGATGACCTTGCTTACCTCGATGCTCGACTTCTCCGACACGGGCGTGCTCGACGTCTTCGTCGACGAGGCGCATGTGGCGATGCGCGAGCAGACCATCGGCGGCAAGAACGGCGCGCCGCCGGGACTCATGCGCGGCATCGAGTTCGCCAATACGTTCTCGTATTTGCGCCCGAACGATCTCGTGTGGAACTACGTCGTCGATAACTACCTGAAGGGCCGCACGCCGCAAGCGTTCGATCTGCTCTACTGGAACAGCGATTCGACGAACCTGCCCGGTCCCATGTGCGTCTGGTATTTGCGCAATACGTATCTGGAGAACAAGCTGCGCGAGCCGGGCGGGGTGACGGTGCTCGGCGTGCCCATCGACTTGTCGACCATCACGACGCCGACATTCATCTATGGCTCGCGCGAAGACCATATCGTGCCGTGGAAATCGGCGTATGCTTCGGCGCCGCTGCTCTCCGGGCCGCAGACCTTCGTGCTCGGTGCATCGGGGCATATCGCGGGCGTGATCAATCCGCCGTCGAAAAACAAGCGCAGTTTCTGGATGCTCGATAGCGCGGGCGAGGGCCTGCCGGAGACCGCCGACGCGTGGTTCGAGGCCGCGAGCGAGCATCCCGGCAGCTGGTGGCCGGCGTGGACGCAGTGGCTCGCCACGCAGTCCGGCGAGCAGCAGAAGGCGAGCGCAGGGCTCGGCTCGAAGGATTATCCTGTGATCGAGGCGGCTCCGGGCCGTTACGTCCTCAAGCGCGACAGTTGA
- the pgeF gene encoding peptidoglycan editing factor PgeF: protein MTDSHAAQSQALDPKHCLWPQWRVAPRVRAFVTTRAGGVSEAPYEGGAPQAGGLNLGLSTGDAPAAVQENRRRALALTGAHDAAWLEQIHGTQVEDAHAVIDARASGPTRADASVTDRAGVVCVVMTADCLPVLFCDDEGRAVGAAHAGWRGLAGGIVEKTGERVATLAGAPASALNAYLGPAIGPDAFEVGEDVLDAFVATSGAHRRDATAAAFKAAGTPGKYFADIYALARLRLADIGIDAARIHGGTHCTVTEETRFYSYRRDRVTGRMAAMIWLAD, encoded by the coding sequence ATGACCGATTCACACGCGGCGCAGTCACAAGCATTGGACCCGAAACACTGCCTCTGGCCGCAATGGCGCGTGGCGCCGCGCGTCCGCGCATTCGTGACGACGCGCGCGGGCGGCGTGAGCGAGGCGCCGTATGAGGGCGGCGCGCCGCAAGCGGGCGGTTTGAATCTGGGTCTTTCGACCGGGGATGCGCCCGCCGCCGTGCAGGAGAATCGCCGCCGCGCGCTCGCGCTGACCGGCGCGCACGACGCCGCGTGGCTCGAACAAATCCACGGCACGCAAGTGGAAGACGCCCACGCGGTCATCGACGCGCGCGCGTCCGGACCGACGCGGGCCGACGCGAGCGTGACGGATCGGGCGGGCGTCGTCTGCGTCGTGATGACGGCGGACTGCCTGCCCGTGCTCTTTTGCGATGACGAAGGCCGCGCGGTCGGCGCGGCCCATGCGGGCTGGCGCGGGCTCGCGGGCGGCATCGTCGAGAAGACCGGCGAGCGCGTGGCGACGCTCGCGGGCGCGCCGGCATCGGCACTCAACGCTTATCTCGGACCGGCGATCGGACCAGATGCGTTCGAAGTCGGCGAAGACGTGCTCGACGCGTTCGTCGCCACGAGCGGGGCGCATCGACGCGATGCGACCGCGGCCGCGTTCAAGGCAGCCGGCACGCCCGGCAAATACTTCGCGGACATTTACGCGCTCGCGCGGTTGCGGCTCGCCGATATCGGCATCGACGCGGCGCGCATTCACGGTGGCACGCACTGCACGGTGACCGAAGAAACGCGCTTCTATTCCTACCGGCGCGACCGCGTGACGGGCCGTATGGCCGCGATGATCTGGCTCGCCGACTGA
- a CDS encoding RluA family pseudouridine synthase: MTRSSTRRTKDQLKDYSPCANGDDSALPESEAGAGQQPSADAPRTARVPDELAGDRLDKVLAKVFPEFSRSRLQSWIEEGRVLVDGASAKVRQPVPLGATISLVPDLLPEQLAFTPEPVPLDIVYEDEALVVINKPAGMVVHPAAGNWSGTLLNGLLHRYGSAAAGLPRAGIVHRLDKETSGLMVVARTLEAQTDLVRQLQARTVKRRYVAFVWGTMPEDGTIDAPIGRDPRERTRMTVVQSAAGKPARTHFRTIDRARWQGQPVSAIHCDLETGRTHQIRVHCAHVGHPLLGDPVYGRARGKRSVTPLPDGFARQALHAWRLGLIHPVTGKAVHWRADVPEDMTALAAALGFGREEEAEFDDEDEDEEFVQVYEADEDWEDDDYEDDEA, translated from the coding sequence ATGACTCGCTCAAGTACTCGTCGTACCAAAGACCAACTCAAAGATTATAGCCCATGCGCCAACGGCGACGACTCGGCTTTGCCCGAATCGGAAGCCGGCGCGGGACAGCAACCAAGCGCCGATGCGCCCCGCACGGCGCGCGTGCCCGACGAACTCGCGGGCGACCGGCTCGACAAGGTGCTTGCCAAGGTTTTCCCGGAGTTTTCGCGCAGCCGTCTGCAAAGCTGGATCGAAGAGGGCCGCGTGCTGGTGGACGGCGCGAGCGCGAAAGTGCGCCAGCCGGTGCCGCTCGGCGCGACCATTTCGCTCGTCCCGGACCTGTTGCCCGAGCAACTCGCCTTCACGCCCGAGCCGGTGCCGCTCGACATCGTGTACGAAGACGAGGCGCTCGTCGTCATCAACAAGCCTGCGGGGATGGTCGTGCATCCCGCGGCCGGCAACTGGAGCGGCACGCTGCTGAACGGCCTGCTGCATCGCTACGGCAGCGCCGCGGCCGGCTTGCCGCGCGCGGGCATCGTGCATCGGCTGGACAAGGAGACGTCCGGGCTGATGGTGGTCGCCCGCACGCTCGAAGCGCAAACGGACCTCGTGCGTCAGTTGCAGGCGCGCACGGTCAAGCGCCGCTATGTCGCTTTCGTGTGGGGGACGATGCCGGAAGACGGCACCATCGACGCGCCCATCGGCCGCGATCCGCGCGAACGCACGCGCATGACGGTCGTGCAGAGCGCGGCGGGCAAACCCGCGCGCACGCACTTTCGCACCATCGACCGGGCGAGATGGCAAGGCCAGCCGGTGAGCGCCATTCATTGCGATCTCGAAACGGGCCGCACGCACCAGATTCGCGTGCATTGCGCGCACGTCGGACATCCGCTTTTAGGCGATCCGGTCTACGGGCGCGCGCGCGGCAAGCGTTCGGTGACGCCGCTGCCCGACGGCTTCGCGCGGCAGGCGCTGCATGCGTGGCGGCTCGGCCTCATCCATCCGGTGACGGGCAAGGCAGTGCACTGGCGCGCCGACGTGCCCGAGGATATGACCGCGCTTGCCGCCGCACTCGGATTCGGACGCGAAGAAGAAGCGGAATTCGACGACGAAGACGAAGACGAGGAATTCGTGCAGGTCTACGAGGCGGACGAAGATTGGGAAGACGACGATTACGAGGACGACGAAGCATGA
- a CDS encoding outer membrane protein assembly factor BamD, with protein sequence MRAFNTIHRAMQRSIKYLALAASVAIVTACHGLPEKTDETATWNNNKLYTEAQDALSGSDWGKCAKYFEALEGRDPFGHFAQQAQINVAYCNWKDGETASADQAIDRFIRLHPDHPDIAYAYYLKGMIHFNDDLGLFGRFSGQDMSERDPKSLRESYDAFKVVVDKYPQSKYAPDAAQRMRYIVNALASHEVHAADYYFRRGAYVAAINRAQLAIREYKNAPATEDALHIMMMSYQRLDQPQLADDTKRVLAATFPDSPYVTGKRRAGTDKPWYQIW encoded by the coding sequence ATGCGAGCCTTCAACACCATTCATCGAGCGATGCAGCGATCGATCAAGTATCTGGCGCTGGCCGCGAGCGTCGCCATCGTCACGGCCTGCCACGGCCTGCCCGAGAAAACCGACGAAACGGCAACGTGGAATAACAACAAATTATATACGGAGGCCCAGGACGCGCTATCCGGCAGCGACTGGGGCAAGTGCGCCAAGTATTTCGAGGCGCTCGAAGGCCGCGACCCGTTCGGCCACTTCGCGCAGCAGGCGCAGATCAACGTCGCGTACTGCAACTGGAAGGACGGCGAAACCGCCTCGGCGGATCAGGCCATCGACCGTTTTATTCGCCTGCATCCGGATCATCCGGATATCGCGTATGCGTATTATCTGAAGGGCATGATCCACTTCAACGACGACCTCGGTCTCTTCGGCCGCTTCTCCGGCCAGGACATGAGCGAGCGCGATCCGAAGTCGCTGCGCGAGTCGTATGACGCGTTCAAGGTCGTTGTCGACAAGTATCCGCAAAGCAAATACGCGCCCGACGCCGCGCAGCGCATGCGCTATATCGTCAACGCGCTGGCGTCGCATGAAGTGCATGCCGCCGATTACTATTTCCGCCGTGGCGCGTATGTGGCCGCGATCAACCGGGCGCAGCTCGCCATTCGCGAATACAAGAACGCCCCGGCGACCGAAGACGCGCTGCATATCATGATGATGTCGTATCAGAGGCTCGATCAGCCGCAACTCGCCGACGACACCAAGCGCGTTCTGGCGGCGACGTTCCCGGACAGCCCGTATGTCACCGGCAAGCGTCGCGCGGGCACGGATAAGCCCTGGTATCAGATCTGGTAA
- a CDS encoding transposase — protein MAVTVPRTQRDAFLDTMDSLLPWPTLCAIVQPNVQARATTERMLRICLLQGWFGLSDRDCADALIDSIGLQRFARIDAARDGFPDARAIGEFRGDLQSRERAQPLAAEVNRALASNGIRVKPGAIVNARIFADAPARRDETAPTPVAGKPATRPSFGGAYGRQSMHVRLARGAEQAAAERAARLAQAIFNVRSVTKS, from the coding sequence ATGGCGGTAACCGTTCCGCGCACCCAGCGCGATGCATTTCTCGACACGATGGATTCCTTGCTGCCGTGGCCGACGCTGTGCGCGATCGTCCAGCCGAACGTTCAGGCGCGGGCGACCACCGAGCGCATGCTGCGCATTTGCCTGCTGCAAGGCTGGTTCGGTCTATCGGATCGTGATTGCGCGGACGCGCTCATCGACAGCATCGGCCTTCAGCGCTTCGCGCGTATCGACGCCGCACGCGACGGCTTTCCCGACGCGCGCGCTATCGGTGAGTTTCGCGGTGACTTGCAGTCGCGGGAACGGGCGCAGCCGCTGGCGGCCGAGGTCAACCGCGCGCTGGCGTCGAACGGCATCCGCGTGAAGCCGGGCGCGATCGTCAACGCGCGCATCTTCGCCGACGCGCCGGCGCGGCGTGATGAAACCGCGCCGACGCCCGTTGCCGGCAAGCCTGCCACGCGGCCGAGCTTCGGTGGCGCGTACGGCCGTCAATCGATGCACGTGCGCCTCGCGCGTGGCGCGGAACAAGCCGCAGCCGAGCGCGCCGCGCGGCTCGCTCAGGCCATCTTCAACGTGCGCAGCGTCACGAAAAGCTAG